The following proteins come from a genomic window of Chryseobacterium glaciei:
- a CDS encoding S1 RNA-binding domain-containing protein, producing the protein MQLGKTQTLKISEKTSSGLILTDESGEKAFLPKIFVHEEKEIDEEIEVFVYQDDNKLKATTETPLAEVGEFAVMGCVQSLPSGAFMDWGIIKDLFIPYKQQKSKILEGKRYLVYLYVDERLDLITGTTTFKRNPQYEDLPFQKGDKVDLILMNESELGWNVVINKQYIGLIYTSDVFKKLYPLSEEKGYIKAIREDGKIDVSLQPEGFENIDEFKQKILDKLNDNYGLLYLSDKSTPEEIQDALQMSKKNFKKALGGLYKDKIVEILDDKIKLV; encoded by the coding sequence ATGCAATTAGGGAAAACTCAAACTTTAAAAATTTCAGAAAAAACAAGTTCTGGATTAATATTAACGGACGAATCTGGTGAAAAAGCTTTTTTACCTAAAATTTTTGTTCATGAAGAAAAAGAAATCGATGAAGAAATTGAAGTTTTCGTATATCAGGATGATAATAAATTAAAAGCAACTACGGAAACTCCATTAGCAGAAGTAGGAGAGTTTGCAGTGATGGGCTGTGTACAGAGTCTTCCAAGTGGTGCGTTTATGGATTGGGGAATCATTAAAGATCTTTTCATTCCTTACAAACAACAGAAGTCTAAAATTCTTGAAGGAAAAAGATATCTGGTTTATCTGTATGTTGATGAAAGGCTAGATTTGATCACAGGAACTACAACATTCAAAAGAAATCCTCAGTATGAAGATCTGCCTTTCCAAAAAGGAGATAAAGTGGATCTGATTTTAATGAATGAAAGTGAATTGGGCTGGAATGTTGTGATTAACAAACAATATATTGGACTTATTTACACTTCCGACGTTTTCAAAAAATTATATCCACTATCTGAGGAAAAAGGTTACATCAAAGCAATCCGTGAAGACGGGAAAATTGATGTTTCTCTACAGCCGGAAGGTTTTGAAAACATTGACGAGTTCAAACAAAAGATTTTGGATAAATTAAATGACAATTACGGATTACTTTATCTTTCTGATAAATCTACTCCGGAAGAGATTCAGGATGCGCTTCAAATGAGTAAAAAGAACTTTAAAAAAGCCCTTGGCGGATTATATAAAGATAAGATCGTTGAGATTTTAGATGATAAGATCAAATTAGTATAA
- the lpdA gene encoding dihydrolipoyl dehydrogenase, producing the protein MSQFDVTVIGSGPGGYVAAIRAAQLGFTTAIIEKYPTLGGTCLNVGCIPSKALLDSSEHFENAKHNFAGHGIIINEPQADIARMIERKNEVIKQNTDGISYLMNKNKITVFEGVGSFESATQIKVTKNDGSTETIDFKYTIIATGSKPTSLPFITLDKERVITSTEALNLKEIPKHLVVIGGGVIGLELGSVYLRLGAQVTVVEFMDKIIPTMDGALSKELTKVLKKQGMKFMLSTAVSAVERNGDTVKITAKDKKGEEVTVEGDYCLVSVGRKPFTDGLGLEKAGVELDERGRVKTNDNLQTNVANIYAIGDVIKGAMLAHKAEEEGVFVAETLAGQKPHVNYNLIPGVVYTWPEVAGVGKTEEQLKEEGVAYKVGSFPMRALGRSRASGDVDGLVKILADEKTDEVLGMHIVGARAADLIAEGVIAMEFRASAEDIARSSHAHPTYAEAIKEAALDATGKRPIHM; encoded by the coding sequence ATGAGTCAATTCGATGTTACCGTAATCGGTTCTGGTCCTGGTGGTTATGTTGCTGCAATTCGTGCTGCACAATTAGGTTTCACAACAGCAATTATTGAAAAATACCCAACTTTAGGCGGAACTTGTCTTAACGTGGGATGTATTCCGTCAAAAGCGCTTCTAGACAGCTCTGAACATTTCGAAAATGCAAAACATAATTTCGCAGGTCACGGAATCATTATCAATGAGCCTCAGGCAGACATTGCAAGAATGATCGAGCGTAAAAACGAAGTTATCAAGCAAAATACAGACGGAATCAGCTATCTAATGAACAAAAACAAAATCACTGTTTTTGAAGGTGTTGGAAGTTTCGAATCTGCTACTCAGATCAAAGTAACGAAAAACGACGGTTCTACGGAAACGATCGATTTTAAATATACAATCATTGCAACAGGTTCTAAACCAACTTCTTTACCTTTCATCACGTTAGATAAAGAAAGAGTAATTACTTCTACAGAAGCTTTAAATCTTAAGGAAATTCCTAAGCATTTAGTAGTAATTGGTGGTGGAGTTATCGGTCTAGAATTAGGTTCTGTTTACCTAAGATTAGGTGCTCAGGTAACTGTTGTTGAGTTTATGGACAAGATCATTCCTACAATGGACGGAGCTTTAAGTAAAGAATTAACGAAAGTTCTTAAGAAACAAGGAATGAAATTTATGCTTTCTACGGCTGTTTCTGCAGTGGAAAGAAATGGAGATACTGTAAAAATCACAGCTAAAGATAAAAAAGGAGAAGAAGTAACTGTTGAAGGAGATTACTGTCTAGTTTCTGTAGGTAGAAAACCTTTCACAGACGGTCTTGGACTTGAAAAAGCAGGTGTTGAGCTTGACGAAAGAGGAAGAGTGAAAACTAACGACAACTTACAGACTAACGTTGCAAACATCTATGCGATCGGGGACGTTATCAAAGGGGCAATGTTGGCTCACAAAGCTGAAGAAGAAGGAGTTTTTGTTGCTGAAACATTGGCTGGACAAAAACCTCACGTTAACTATAACTTAATTCCTGGTGTTGTTTACACTTGGCCTGAAGTTGCCGGAGTTGGTAAAACTGAAGAGCAGTTGAAGGAAGAAGGTGTAGCTTACAAAGTTGGATCTTTCCCAATGAGAGCTTTAGGAAGAAGCCGTGCAAGTGGTGATGTTGATGGTTTGGTTAAAATCCTTGCAGACGAAAAAACTGACGAAGTTTTAGGAATGCACATCGTAGGAGCTAGAGCTGCCGACTTGATCGCTGAAGGGGTAATTGCAATGGAATTCCGTGCAAGTGCAGAAGATATCGCAAGAAGTTCTCACGCTCACCCGACGTATGCAGAGGCTATCAAGGAAGCTGCATTGGATGCGACAGGTAAGAGACCTATTCATATGTAA
- a CDS encoding DUF4476 domain-containing protein — MKNIFIGLMLFAGIYSFAQEAGKAGELLRNEASTTEMQSTKTRGFDNRNNNSNNSGFRNPNNQNNNNKGRNPNYQWNQNYGYSEVFLRIPEMGYFTVELGDQTISNNSGKYRFFDLQSGRVPISIYDNGFLIYRTTLQLRNNNRLVLDFFTNNGLYLLDSYPVQSQSYGFNDWNDVWNDLYGNNQSGNWNNSGNVMDNTFRQFFAMFQRERFDDGKIALVNQQMRSSQFTSEQIRDLVKSISFDKNKLMLAKSMYSKCVDKNKYFLVSDAFDYESSKRELREFIAKS; from the coding sequence ATGAAAAATATTTTTATTGGTTTGATGCTTTTTGCAGGAATTTATTCATTTGCACAGGAAGCAGGAAAGGCAGGGGAACTTTTAAGAAATGAAGCTTCCACGACAGAAATGCAGTCAACAAAGACTAGAGGTTTCGATAATAGAAATAATAACTCAAATAATTCAGGTTTTAGAAATCCGAATAATCAAAATAACAATAACAAAGGAAGAAATCCGAATTATCAATGGAATCAAAATTATGGGTATTCAGAAGTTTTTCTAAGAATTCCTGAAATGGGATATTTTACGGTTGAACTTGGTGATCAGACGATTTCAAACAATTCCGGAAAGTATCGTTTTTTCGATTTACAGTCGGGTAGAGTTCCAATTTCGATTTATGATAATGGATTTTTAATTTACCGAACAACTTTACAGCTTCGAAATAATAACAGATTAGTGCTTGATTTCTTCACTAATAATGGGTTGTATTTGTTAGATTCATATCCGGTTCAAAGTCAGTCTTACGGCTTCAATGACTGGAATGATGTTTGGAATGATCTGTACGGAAATAATCAATCAGGAAATTGGAATAATTCAGGAAATGTGATGGATAATACCTTCCGACAGTTTTTTGCAATGTTTCAAAGAGAGCGATTTGATGATGGGAAAATTGCCTTGGTCAACCAACAGATGCGTAGTTCACAATTTACTTCTGAACAAATCAGAGATCTGGTGAAGTCAATAAGTTTTGATAAAAATAAACTTATGCTTGCAAAATCTATGTACAGTAAATGTGTAGATAAGAATAAATATTTTCTGGTAAGCGATGCATTTGACTACGAAAGCAGTAAGCGTGAGCTGAGGGAGTTTATAGCAAAATCATAA
- a CDS encoding tetratricopeptide repeat protein encodes MQKFLSLLFVIISSPFLFSQIDMTLLNGEWIIYKKEMKDGSKYFSQEIVKNPSEIFVFDKNSFFSKEYSNRKNSIFPIKFKVDNNKIIINENRYKLIEKLSENELVFIDFFSEKSDNTNIRYYLKKYDALQKLDKANNINKDTLSTTIALTPIPNIDIFKNTPVNTYDPVFKAKGYLLFDIQNKDIKVNFTHTEKLSPQNREKVISSFNTSYNHWDLSDVKNYKFIKMPFIVIGHQYNISNNTFNHIIAAYNTQKYDDIRTPLNSNDIENSQHFFKLGLNCFEHKNYTCAIENFKKSAEENKYNLDAHYNYASIYFALGKKEEACTKWSEFVQYGQIAAEQEYNSKCKK; translated from the coding sequence ATGCAAAAATTTCTTTCATTACTATTTGTAATAATATCATCACCTTTCCTATTTTCTCAAATCGATATGACCCTTCTTAACGGAGAATGGATTATTTATAAAAAAGAAATGAAAGATGGAAGTAAATATTTTTCTCAAGAAATTGTAAAAAACCCATCTGAAATATTTGTTTTCGATAAAAACTCTTTTTTTTCTAAAGAATATTCAAATAGGAAAAATTCCATATTTCCGATTAAATTCAAAGTTGATAATAATAAAATTATAATTAATGAAAATAGATATAAATTAATTGAAAAATTATCTGAAAACGAACTAGTATTTATCGATTTCTTTTCTGAAAAAAGTGACAATACCAATATAAGATACTACTTAAAAAAATATGATGCTTTACAGAAATTAGATAAAGCAAACAATATAAATAAGGACACTCTTTCAACAACTATCGCATTAACACCAATACCTAATATTGACATTTTTAAAAATACTCCAGTAAATACTTATGATCCAGTATTTAAAGCTAAAGGCTATTTATTATTTGATATTCAAAATAAGGATATAAAAGTCAATTTTACACATACTGAAAAACTTTCCCCTCAGAATAGAGAAAAGGTTATTTCTTCCTTTAATACTTCTTATAATCATTGGGATTTAAGTGATGTTAAAAATTATAAATTTATTAAAATGCCCTTTATAGTAATTGGCCATCAATACAATATTTCAAATAATACTTTTAATCACATAATAGCAGCATACAATACCCAAAAATATGATGATATTAGAACACCTTTAAATAGTAATGATATTGAAAATTCACAACATTTTTTCAAACTTGGGTTAAACTGTTTTGAACACAAAAACTATACTTGTGCAATTGAAAATTTTAAAAAATCTGCTGAAGAAAATAAATATAACCTCGATGCTCACTACAACTATGCATCCATATATTTTGCCTTAGGAAAAAAAGAAGAAGCTTGTACAAAATGGTCGGAGTTCGTTCAATATGGACAAATAGCAGCCGAACAAGAATATAATTCTAAATGTAAAAAATAA